The Dioscorea cayenensis subsp. rotundata cultivar TDr96_F1 chromosome 19, TDr96_F1_v2_PseudoChromosome.rev07_lg8_w22 25.fasta, whole genome shotgun sequence genome includes a window with the following:
- the LOC120283613 gene encoding spliceosome-associated protein 130 A has protein sequence MYLYSLTLQQATGIVCATNGNFIGGKTQEIIVARGKTLDLLRPDDAGKIQTIHSVEVFGVIRSLAQFRLTGSQKDYIVVGTDSGRIVILEYSKDRNCFDKVHQETFGKSGCRRIVPGQYLAVDPKGRAVMIAACEKQKLVYVLNRDTVARLTISSPLEAHKSHTITYSITGVDCGFDNPIFAAIELDYSEADQDPTGKAALYAQKHLTFYELDLGLNHVSRKWTEPIDNGANLLVTVPGGGDGPSGVLVCAENFVIYKNHGHPDVRAVIPRRADLHTDRGVLIVSAAMHRQKSMFFFLLQTEYGDIFKATLEHDGDRVSELKIKYFDTIPVTSAMCVLKTGFLFAASEFGNHALYQFRAIGDGDDVEASSATLMETEEGFQPLFFQPRGLKNLVRIDQIESLMSIMDMRVANLFEEETPQIFTLCGRGPRSSLRILRPGLAISEMAVSQLPGVPNAVWTVKKNVNDEFDAYIVVSFANATLVLSIGETVEEVSDSGFLDTTPSLAVSLLGDDSLMQVHPNGIRHIREDGRINEWKTPGKKTIVKVGSNRLQVVIALSGGELIYFEMDMTGQLMEVEKHEMPGDVACLDIAPVPEGRQRSRFLAVGSYDNTIRILSLDPDDCMQILSVQSVSSPPESLLLLEVQASVGGEDGADHPASVFLNAGLQNGVLFRTVVDMVTGQLSDTRSRFLGLRAPKLFSAIVRGRRAMLCLSSRPWLGYIHQGHFLLTPLSYETLEYAASFSSDQCAEGVVAVAGDALRVFTIERLGETFNETAIPLRYTPRKFVLQPKRKLLVIVESDHGAFTAEEREAARKECLEAAGMGENGNPNNVDQMENGGGGGDEEENEDTLSDEQYGYPKAESNKWASCIRILDPRTGNTTCLLELQDNEAAFSVCTVNFHDKEHGTLLAVGTAKGLQFWPKRSLTAGFIHIYRFVEEGKSLELLHKTQVEGVPLALCQFQGRLLAGIGSVLRLYDLGKRRLLRKCENKLFPNTIMSIHTYRDRIYVGDIQESFHYCKYRRDENQLYIFADDSVPRWLTASHHIDFDTMAGADKFGNIYFVRLPQDVSDEIEEDPTGGRIKWEQGKLNGAPNKVEEIVQFHVGDLVTCLQKASLIPGGGDCIIYGTVMGSLGALLAFTSREDVDFFSHLEMHMRQEHPPLCGRDHMAYRSAYFPVKDVIDGDLCEQYPTLPPDLQRKIADELDRTPGEILKKLEDVRNKII, from the exons ATGTACCTATATAGCCTGACGCTGCAGCAGGCGACGGGCATCGTGTGCGCCACCAACGGCAACTTCATCGGCGGCAAGACCCAAGAGATCATCGTCGCCCGAGGCAAAACCCTTGATCTCCTCCGCCCTGACGATGCCGGCAAGATCCAGACCATTCACTCCGTCGAAGTCTTCGGCGTCATCCGCTCCCTCGCCCAGTTCCGCCTTACTGGCTCCCAGAAAGACTACATcgtcgtcggcaccgattccgGCCGCATCGTCATCCTCGAGTACAGCAAGGACCGCAACTGCTTCGATAAAGTCCACCAGGAGACCTTCGGGAAGTCTGGCTGCCGCCGCATCGTTCCTGGCCAGTATCTCGCCGTCGACCCCAAGGGCCGCGCTGTTATGATCGCTGCTTGCGAGAAACAAAAGCTCGTGTACGTTCTCAATCGCGACACCGTTGCCCGCCTCACCATCTCTTCCCCTCTCGAAGCTCACAAGTCCCACACCATCACCTACTCCATTACCGGCGTTGATTGTGGCTTTGACAACCCTATCTTCGCGGCCATCGAGCTTGACTACTCCGAAGCGGACCAGGATCCCACCGGCAAGGCCGCTCTCTATGCCCAGAAGCATCTCACCTTCTACGAGCTCGACCTCGGCCTCAATCACGTCTCCCGGAAGTGGACTGAACCTATTGATAACGGGGCTAATCTCCTTGTCACCGTCCCCGGCGGCGGCGATGGGCCCAGTGGCGTCCTTGTTTGCGCTGAGAACTTTGTCATCTATAAGAACCATGGTCACCCGGATGTGCGTGCTGTCATTCCCCGGAGAGCTGACCTCCATACTGACCGTGGTGTCCTGATTGTCTCTGCTGCAATGCACCGGCAGAAGTCCATGTTCTTTTTCCTCCTTCAGACTGAATATGGCGACATCTTCAAGGCCACTCTTGAACATGATGGTGATCGGGTTTCTGAGCTCAAGATCAAGTATTTCGACACCATCCCAGTGACATCTGCAATGTGTGTTCTCAAGACTGGTTTCCTTTTTGCTGCGTCAGAGTTTGGGAACCATGCGCTGTATCAGTTTCGTGCCATTGGAGATGGGGATGATGTGGAGGCATCCTCTGCCACTTTGATGGAGACTGAAGAGGGCTTCCAGCCACTATTCTTCCAGCCCCGTGGGCTTAAGAACTTGGTGAGGATTGATCAGATAGAGAGCCTGATGTCAATCATGGATATGAGGGTTGCCAACCTGTTTGAAGAGGAGACACCCCAAATATTCACTCTTTGTGGCAGAGGGCCTCGCTCATCCCTTCGAATTTTGAGGCCTGGGCTGGCAATCAGTGAGATGGCTGTCTCACAACTCCCTGGTGTGCCCAATGCAGTCTGGACTGTGAAGAAGAATGTGAATGATGAGTTTGATGCCTACATTGTTGTGTCCTTCGCCAATGCTACGCTTGTGCTATCTATTGGTGAGACGGTGGAGGAAGTCAGTGATAGCGGTTTCCTTGATACTACACCTTCATTAGCAGTTTCTTTGCTTGGTGATGATTCTCTTATGCAGGTGCATCCCAACGGAATAAGGCATATAAGAGAGGATGGGCGTATAAATGAGTGGAAGACACCTGGAAAGAAGACCATTGTTAAGGTTGGGTCCAACAGGCTTCAAGTCGTGATTGCTCTGAGTGGTGGTGAGCTTATTTACTTCGAAATGGATATGACAGGTCAACTGATGGAGGTGGAGAAGCATGAGATGCCAGGAGATGTAGCTTGTTTAGATATTGCGCCTGTTCCTGAAGGGAGGCAGAGATCTCGCTTCCTTGCTGTTGGTTCTTATGACAACACAATTCGGATTTTGTCATTGGACCCTGATGACTGTATGCAGATATTGAGTGTGCAGAGTGTTTCCTCACCTCCCGAGTCCCTGCTGTTGCTGGAAGTGCAGGCTTCTGTAGGTGGAGAGGATGGTGCGGATCATCCTGCAAGTGTGTTTCTAAATGCTGGCTTGCAGAATGGTGTTCTCTTCAGGACGGTTGTAGATATGGTTACTGGTCAGCTTTCAGATACTCGTTCTAGGTTCTTGGGTCTGAGAGCTCCCAAGCTCTTCTCAGCTATTGTGAGGGGTCGGAGGGCAATGCTTTGCTTGTCAAGTCGTCCTTGGCTTGGTTATATTCATCAAGGGCATTTCTTGTTAACACCTCTCTCCTATGAAACACTTGAATATGCTGCATCATTTTCATCAGATCAGTGTGCTGAAGGTGTGGTTGCTGTTGCTGGAGATGCTTTGAGGGTTTTCACAATTGAGCGGTTGGGGGAGACATTCAACGAAACTGCCATTCCCCTAAGATATACTCCCCGCAAGTTTGTACTTCAGCCAAAACGGAAACTTTTAGTCATTGTTGAGAGTGATCATGGAGCATTCACTGCAGAAGAGCGAGAAGCTGCTAGGAAGGAGTGCCTAGAAGCTGCTGGTATGGGGGAGAATGGAAATCCCAATAATGTTGACCAGATGGAGaatggtggaggtggtggtgatgaGGAGGAAAATGAAGACACACTTTCTGATGAGCAATATGGCTACCCAAAGGCAGAGTCAAACAAATGGGCTTCTTGCATCAGAATTCTCGATCCTAGGACAGGGAATACAACCTGTCTTTTGGAGCTGCAGGATAATGAGGCTGCCTTTAGTGTGTGTACTGTGAATTTCCATGATAAGGAGCATGGCACTCTCTTGGCTGTTGGCACGGCAAAGGGGTTGCAGTTCTGGCCTAAGAGGAGCTTGACTGCTGGATTCATTCACATATATAGGTTTGTGGAAGAAGGAAAATCTCTCGAGTTGCTGCATAAGACCCAAGTAGAAGGTGTCCCTCTTGCACTTTGCCAGTTTCAAGGGAGGCTGCTTGCAGGGATTGGATCGGTGCTTAGGTTGTATGATCTAGGGAAGAGAAGACTTCTGAGGAAATGTGAAAACAAGCTTTTCCCCAATACCATCATGTCAATTCATACCTACCGGGACAGGATTTATGTTGGCGACATCCAAGAG TCATTCCACTACTGCAAGTATAGGCGGGATGAGAATCAACTGTATATCTTTGCTGACGACTCTGTCCCAAGATGGCTTACGGCATCACATCACATTGACTTTGATACCATGGCCGGGGCAGACAAGTTTGGTAATATTTACTTTGTCCGACTACCACAGGATGTGTCTGATGAAATAGAAGAGGACCCCACGGGTGGGAGGATCAAGTGGGAGCAGGGGAAGTTGAACGGTGCTCCCAACAAGGTCGAGGAGATCGTACAGTTCCATGTTGGCGATTTGGTGACCTGTCTTCAGAAAGCTTCACTGATACCAGGTGGGGGTGACTGCATTATTTATGGTACAGTGATGGGAAGTTTGGGGGCATTGCTTGCATTCACCTCAAGGGAAGATGTGgattttttctctcatttggaGATGCACATGAGGCAAGAACATCCTCCTTTGTGTGGAAGAGATCACATGGCCTACAGATCTGCTTATTTTCCCGTGAag GATGTAATTGATGGTGATCTTTGCGAACAATATCCAACGCTTCCTCCTGATTTGCAGAGAAAGATCGCAGATGAACTGGATCGCACGCCAGGTGAAATCCTTAAGAAACTTGAAGATGTTAGAAATAAGATCATATGA
- the LOC120249983 gene encoding pectinesterase 31 — translation MATVRILRVSADCSCEYRTVQEAIDAVPLGNRIRTIIRVAPGKYKEAVYVPKTKNLITLAASCPETTIISWDNIASRIQHHQLPRVIGTGTFGCGSTIVEGEDFIAENITFENSAPQGAGQAVAIRVTADRSAFYNCRFLSWQDTLYLHHGKQYLRDCYIEGSVDFIFGNATALLEHCHIHCKSPGFITAHSRKSSQETTGYVFLRCVITGNGNTSYSYLGRPWGPFGRVVFAFSWMDACIKPAGWNNWDKCDNERTACFYEYRCSGPGSRPSDRVSWARELMDEEAEQFLAHSFVDPDPQRQWLLQRMAVRIPLSA, via the exons atggcaaCTGTTCGGATTCTAAGGGTATCAGCAGATTGCAGTTGTGAATACAGGACTGTTCAGGAGGCGATTGATGCAGTGCCTCTAGGCAACCGCATCCGGACAATAATACGCGTGGCCCCAGGCAAGTACAAAGAAGCTGTCTATGTACCAAAGACTAAGAACTTGATCACACTTGCAGCCTCCTGCCCTGAGACCACCATCATCTCCTGGGACAATATTGCATCACGCATCCAACACCACCAG CTGCCTCGTGTGATTGGCACGGGAACCTTTGGTTGTGGATCTACCATAGTCGAGGGTGAGGATTTCATTGCTGAGAATATCACTTTTGAGAATTCCGCACCTCAG GGTGCTGGCCAAGCTGTGGCAATCAGAGTGACAGCTGATCGAAGTGCCTTCTATAATTGCAGGTTCCTGAGTTGGCAG GACACCTTGTATTTGCATCACGGGAAGCAATATTTGAGAGATTGCTATATTGAAGGTAGTGTGGACTTCATTTTTGGGAATGCTACTGCTCTTCTAGAGCACTGCCATATTCACTGCAAGTCACCTGGATTTATAACTGCGCACAGTAGAAAATCTTCTCAGGAGACAACTGGTTATGTTTTCTTAAG ATGTGTGATCACTGGGAATGGAAACACTTCATATTCGTATCTTGGGCGGCCATGGGGTCCTTTTGGCCGGGTGGTGTTTGCATTCTCTTGGATGGATGCATGCATCAAACCTGCTGGGTGGAATAACTGGGACAAATGCGATAATGAAAGAACTGCATGTTTTTATGAGTACAG ATGCTCGGGACCAGGTAGTCGACCTTCGGATCGAGTTTCATGGGCTCGGGAATTGATGGATGAGGAAGCCGAACAATTTCTGGCGCATTCCTTTGTTGATCCTGATCCTCAAAGACAATGGCTGCTCCAACGAATGGCAGTGAGAATACCATTGTCTGCCTAA
- the LOC120250554 gene encoding LOW QUALITY PROTEIN: rhamnogalacturonan I rhamnosyltransferase 1 (The sequence of the model RefSeq protein was modified relative to this genomic sequence to represent the inferred CDS: deleted 1 base in 1 codon), with protein sequence MPPQRARLQTWFTRVCSCVIVWACVAQVFALGPIWFSPRIFAPSRNRFFFFGSSWFPNFSLRSDSLSLPPPLSRLPSRIYKSNGYLKVSCNGGLNQMRSAICDMVTVAHWLNLTLVIPELDKTSFWADPSNFDDIFDVRHFIESLRGEVHIIQRLPKKFSRNASNDTLTMPPKSWSDEKYYLHQILPLFKKFKVIHFNKTDARLANNGLPIELQKLRCRVNYQALKFTPQIEALGKKLINILRGRGTFVALHLRYEMDMLSFSGCTHGCTKEEAEELRRMRYAHQWWKEKEIDSEDKRLKGLCPLTPEETTLVLRALGFDSGTQIYIASGETYGSARRLSALQAAFPRLVRKEKLLDHEDLKQFQNHSSQMAALDYMVSIASDIFIPTFNGNMAKVVEGHRRYLGFRRSILLDRRKLVELLDMHENKTLSWDGFVKAVRLAHESTLGQPACRKLVPDKPKEEDFFYANPHECLKNAIECH encoded by the exons ATGCCGCCCCAGAGGGCGCGGTTGCAGACGTGGTTCACAAGGGTTTGCTCCTGCGTCATTGTTTGGGCGTGCGTTGCGCAGGTGTTCGCCCTAGGTCCCATCTGGTTCAGCCCTCGCATCTTCGCTCCCTCGAGGAaccgcttcttcttctttggtagCTCTTGGTTTCCGAACTTCTCGCTCAGATCTGATTCCCTTTCTCTGCCGCCGCCTCTGTCTCGTCTGCCTTCCA GAATTTATAAGAGTAATGGTTATCTCAAAGTTTCTTGCAATGGAGGCCTGAATCAAATGCGTTCTGCT ATTTGTGATATGGTGACTGTTGCCCATTGGTTAAACCTCACATTGGTTATT CCAGAGCTCGATAAAACATCGTTTTGGGCAGATCCAAG caattttgatgatatatttgatgtgaGGCATTTCATTGAGTCTTTAAGAGGTGAAGTTCATATAATTCAAAGGCTACCCAAGAAATTTTCTAGAAATGCATCAAATGATACACTGACAATGCCTCCGAAAAGCTGGTCTGATGAGAAATATTACTTGCATCAG ATTCTGCCACTTTTCAAGAAATTCAAGGTGATACATTTCAACAAGACTGATGCACGTCTGGCTAATAATGGTCTACCTATCGAGCTTCAAAAGCTTAGATGTCGTGTTAACTATCAGGCACTAAAGTTCACTCCTCAAATTGAGGCTTTAGGGaaaaaattgatcaatattCTTCGAGGAAGAGGAACTTTTGTGGCTTTGCATTTGAGGTATGAGATGGACATGCTTTCATTCTCAGGTTGCACTCATGGTTGCACTAAGGAAGAAGCTGAGGAGCTTAGAAGGATGAG ATATGCTCACCAATGGTGGAAGGAGAAAGAGATAGACTCTGAAGACAAGAGATTGAAAGGCCTGTGCCCTCTGACACCGGAGGAAACCACTCTTGTTTTGCGAGCCTTGGGTTTTGATAGTGGTACTCAAATCTACATTGCTTCCGGTGAGACATATGGCAGTGCTCGGAGGCTCTCAGCATTGCAAGCTGCATTTCCTAGACTT gTTCGCAAGGAGAAGCTACTAGACCATGAAGATCTGAAGCAATTCCAGAACCATTCCTCACAAATGGCTGCTTTAGATTACATGGTTTCTATAGCCAGTGATATTTTTATTCCCACCTTCAATGGGAATATGGCCAAAGTTGTCGAAGGCCATCGCAG GTATCTTGGTTTCCGGAGAAGTATATTGCTGGATCGGAGAAAATTAGTGGAGCTTCTTgatatgcatgaaaacaaaacacTCTCTTGGGATGGTTTTGTTAAAGCTGTTCGTCTTGCACATGAAAGCACGCTCGGACAACCAGCCTGCAGGAAACTAGTTCCAGACAAGCCGAAAGaagaggattttttttatgctaaCCCTCATGAGTGTCTCAAGAATGCAATAGAGTGTCATTAA